A single Triticum dicoccoides isolate Atlit2015 ecotype Zavitan chromosome 2A, WEW_v2.0, whole genome shotgun sequence DNA region contains:
- the LOC119353707 gene encoding UDP-glycosyltransferase 1-like has protein sequence MVGAGANTTMSPRKPQVVLYPSPGMGHLVSMIELGKLFAARGLAVTVALVDSPHDTSATGPFLAGVSAANPDISFHRLPQVKLLGSEPPEMLTFEVVRLSNPHLRDFLAGDTPAVIVLDFFCGAAINVATELRIPAYFFCTSGAQILAFLLHLAVLHGKSTRSFREMGQELVHAPGITSFPATHAIQRLMDRDSAPYKAFLNMSTNMFRSQGIIVNTFRSLEPRAMDTIVAGLCAPSGLRTPPVYCIGPLIKSEEVGVKRGDECLAWLDTQPKGSVVFLSFGSLGRFSAKQTRKVAAGLEASGQRFLWVVRSPPSDNSSKNSEKLPEPDLDALLPQGFLERTQGRGLVVKSWAPQRDVLAHDAVGCFVTHCGWNSVLESVMAGVPMLAWPLYAEQLMNAVFLEKEMELAVTMKGYDKEVVKAEEVAKKVRWMMDSDGGRVLRERTLAVMRRAKEALLEGGESEATLAGLVDAWIRA, from the coding sequence ATGGTCGGCGCCGGAGCCAACACCACCATGAGCCCCCGGAAGCCGCAGGTGGTGCTCTACCCGTCGCCGGGCATGGGGCATCTGGTCTCCATGATCGAGCTCGGCAAGCTCTTCGCGGCTCGTGGACTGGCCGTCACTGTCGCCCTCGTCGACTCGCCGCACGACACCAGCGCCacgggccccttcctcgccggcgtctcCGCGGCCAACCCCGACATCTCTTTCCACCGTCTACCACAAGTCAAGCTCCTCGGGTCTGAGCCGCCGGAGATGCTGACCTTCGAGGTCGTCCGCCTCTCCAACCCGCATCTCCGTGACTTCCTCGCCGGCGACACCCCGGCTGTCATCGTGCTGGACTTCTTCTGCGGCGCCGCCATCAACGTGGCCACGGAGCTCCGCATCCCCGCCTACTTCTTCTGCACCTCCGGGGCGCAAATCTTGGCTTTCTTATTGCACCTCGCGGTTCTCCACGGCAAAAGCACGAGGAGCTTCAGGGAAATGGGCCAAGAACTCGTGCACGCTCCGGGAATCACCTCGTTCCCGGCGACGCACGCCATTCAGCGGCTTATGGATCGTGACAGCGCGCCCTACAAGGCATTTCTAAACATGAGCACCAACATGTTTCGGTCCCAAGGCATCATCGTCAACACCTTCCGCTCGCTGGAGCCGCGCGCCATGGACACCATCGTGGCCGGACTCTGCGCACCATCCGGCCTCCGGACGCCCCCGGTGTACTGTATTGGGCCACTGATCAAGTCGGAGGAGGTGGGCGTGAAGCGCGGTGACGAGTGCCTCGCGTGGCTGGACACGCAGCCCAAAGGCAGCGTGGTGTTCCTCTCCTTCGGCAGCCTCGGCCGATTCAGCGCCAAACAAACGAGGAAGGTGGCCGCCGGGCTGGAAGCCAGTGGACAGAGGTTCCTGTGGGTGGTGCGGAGCCCGCCAAGCGACAACTCGTCGAAGAACTCCGAGAAGCTGCCGGAGCCGGACTTGGATGCCCTCCTCCCACAGGGTTTCCTTGAACGGACCCAGGGCAGGGGCCTCGTCGTGAAGTCATGGGCGCCGCAACGCGACGTGCTGGCCCATGATGCGGTTGGTTGTTTTGTGACACACTGCGGGTGGAACTCGGTGCTCGAGTCGGTCATGGCAGGCGTGCCGATGCTGGCGTGGCCGTTGTACGCGGAGCAACTAATGAACGCGGTGTTCCTGGAGAAAGAGATGGAGCTGGCCGTCACGATGAAAGGGTACGACAAGGAGGTGGTGAAGGCCGAGGAGGTTGCCAAGAAGGTCAGGTGGATGATGGACTCCGACGGCGGGAGGGTGCTCCGAGAGCGGACTTTGGCGGTGATGAGGCGGGCGAAAGAGGCTCTACTTGAGGGCGGGGAATCCGAGGCGACATTGGCGGGGCTGGTGGACGCGTGGATTCGTGCTTGA